The following are encoded together in the Campylobacter devanensis genome:
- the pdxA gene encoding 4-hydroxythreonine-4-phosphate dehydrogenase, translated as MKPKIAISVGDINGIGIEIALKAHKEISKICQPIYFINSKLLNQAAKILNINIPKNFEIYECGDDFEIKPGKVSKKSGKFSFISFENALNFTTKGKASALVTLPINKESWKKAKIPYKGHTDALSDYFKTSAIMMLGCGKLYVALFSDHTPLKDVSKKIKFNKVKNFLLDFYASTKFSKVGVLGFNPHASDNGTIGGKEELEIKMAIKAANATIGKEIFIGPLVPDAAFTPNSLKSTNRLIAMYHDVGLAPLKALYFDRSINISLNLPIIRASVDHGTAFDIAYQSKARVESYIESVKYCINSVKIQA; from the coding sequence ATGAAACCCAAAATTGCAATTAGTGTAGGCGATATAAATGGCATTGGAATTGAGATTGCGTTAAAAGCTCATAAAGAGATTAGTAAAATTTGCCAACCAATATATTTTATAAACTCTAAGCTTTTAAACCAAGCAGCTAAAATCTTAAATATCAATATTCCAAAGAATTTTGAGATTTATGAGTGTGGTGATGATTTTGAGATAAAGCCAGGTAAAGTAAGCAAAAAAAGTGGCAAATTCTCATTTATTAGCTTTGAAAATGCACTAAATTTCACTACTAAAGGAAAGGCCAGCGCTCTTGTAACCTTGCCAATTAATAAAGAGAGCTGGAAAAAAGCTAAGATTCCATACAAAGGCCATACTGATGCCTTAAGTGATTATTTTAAAACTAGTGCTATTATGATGCTAGGCTGCGGGAAGCTTTATGTTGCACTATTTAGTGATCATACGCCACTTAAAGATGTTAGTAAAAAGATTAAATTTAATAAAGTTAAAAATTTCTTATTAGACTTTTATGCTTCAACTAAATTTAGCAAAGTAGGCGTTTTAGGCTTTAATCCTCATGCTAGTGATAATGGAACTATTGGAGGCAAAGAAGAATTAGAGATAAAAATGGCTATAAAAGCAGCCAATGCTACAATCGGTAAAGAAATTTTTATCGGTCCGCTTGTACCTGATGCTGCATTTACCCCAAATTCACTAAAATCTACTAATCGTCTAATAGCTATGTATCACGATGTAGGCTTAGCACCGCTTAAGGCGTTATATTTTGATCGCTCAATTAATATTAGTTTAAATTTGCCAATCATCCGTGCTAGTGTAGATCATGGAACTGCTTTTGATATTGCGTATCAATCTAAAGCAAGGGTTGAAAGTTATATAGAATCAGTAAAATATTGCATAAATTCAGTCAAAATTCAAGCCTAA
- a CDS encoding arginyltransferase has translation MTEIEFSTLDTPCAYLKGRSSRTSYKYIYEASYAYNSALVEHGYRRFGKYFSKPICKDCNECQSLRIDVQKFKLTKSLRRVIRKNKDAGIEVVVTRPHLSQEHINLYEKYHKFMQNKRGWEYHQMSYERYFSVYVDGAGEFGFEVDYYDKDSLICVDLIDITSDGISSIYCFWDTDYAYLSLGKYSLLNQILLAKAHKLPWIYLGFYVKNCESLEYKSDYKPYQILKEYCELDEPTIWIDS, from the coding sequence TTGACTGAGATTGAATTTAGTACTTTAGATACGCCTTGTGCGTATCTAAAGGGTCGTTCTTCTAGAACTAGCTATAAATATATTTATGAAGCGTCATATGCTTATAATTCTGCTTTAGTAGAGCATGGTTATAGGAGATTTGGCAAGTATTTTTCCAAGCCAATTTGTAAAGATTGCAATGAGTGTCAAAGCTTAAGAATAGACGTTCAAAAATTTAAATTAACTAAAAGTTTAAGACGAGTAATCCGTAAAAATAAAGATGCTGGTATAGAGGTTGTAGTAACTCGCCCACATCTAAGCCAAGAACATATAAATCTATATGAAAAATATCATAAATTTATGCAAAATAAGCGAGGCTGGGAGTATCATCAAATGAGTTATGAACGCTATTTTAGTGTTTATGTAGATGGTGCTGGAGAGTTTGGCTTTGAGGTAGATTATTATGATAAAGATAGTCTAATCTGTGTAGATTTAATTGATATTACTAGCGATGGAATTAGCTCGATTTATTGCTTTTGGGATACAGATTATGCGTATTTAAGCCTTGGTAAATATTCGCTTTTAAACCAAATTTTATTAGCTAAAGCGCATAAACTTCCGTGGATTTATCTAGGATTTTATGTCAAAAATTGTGAAAGCTTAGAGTATAAAAGCGACTACAAACCATATCAAATTCTAAAAGAGTATTGTGAGTTAGATGAACCTACTATTTGGATAGATTCATAG
- a CDS encoding pyridoxine 5'-phosphate synthase: protein MKLGVNIDHVAVLREARRVNDPNILNAMFTAINAGADQITIHLREDRRHIDDTDTINIINLCTIPVNLECATAITDIVLELSPHRATIVPERREELTTEGGLNLASPELPSTIAAMNETGIDVSLFIDPNSDDIIAAKELGANTIELHTGSFANAYLMAYSNIPKTKFSIKSLEHTNAKEALEFELDRLKKAAKFAKNIGLNVAAGHGLNYQNVGLIANIPEIFELNIGQSIIARSIFTGLSQAIKDMKELIK from the coding sequence ATGAAACTAGGTGTAAATATCGATCATGTCGCTGTATTAAGAGAAGCTAGAAGGGTAAATGATCCAAATATTTTAAATGCAATGTTTACTGCTATTAATGCTGGCGCAGATCAGATCACAATACATTTGCGTGAAGACCGCAGACATATAGATGATACAGATACTATAAATATTATAAATCTTTGTACTATTCCAGTAAATTTAGAGTGCGCTACTGCTATTACTGATATTGTACTAGAGCTCTCTCCTCATCGTGCTACGATAGTTCCTGAGAGGCGTGAAGAGTTAACTACTGAGGGTGGATTAAATTTAGCTAGTCCAGAACTACCTAGTACCATAGCAGCTATGAATGAGACTGGAATTGATGTTTCACTTTTTATCGATCCAAACTCAGATGATATAATAGCAGCTAAAGAGTTAGGAGCTAATACTATTGAATTGCATACTGGAAGCTTTGCTAATGCCTATTTAATGGCGTATTCAAATATTCCAAAGACTAAATTTAGTATAAAATCATTAGAACATACAAATGCTAAAGAGGCGCTTGAATTTGAGCTAGATAGATTAAAAAAGGCTGCTAAATTTGCTAAAAATATAGGACTAAATGTCGCTGCAGGCCATGGACTAAACTACCAAAATGTAGGTTTAATAGCAAATATCCCAGAGATTTTTGAGCTAAATATCGGTCAAAGCATTATAGCTCGCTCAATCTTTACTGGATTAAGCCAAGCTATAAAAGATATGAAAGAGTTAATCAAATGA
- a CDS encoding adenylosuccinate lyase, with amino-acid sequence MEITQTLESITIVTDDCDLYLNLIYKIRQSFANVIGTRDRIIIFYSENELIQRKYLLKFIANLYKKTVGSGVEFWLTHHKNIKLVYKNPTSLQVLIDIDIRFEELKVLFDLKNSEELFAKYLMRGFNDANCEYYPRQNWLLFTPQSLRDIESLSNIINSREHLKYVVNFNYDKEEFERFKRRFNVLNSKEYKRRFSMLATLLEEHFHTLGCEVGDDYETVRASYLNLTKVYHPDRHATKSDKIQKDYTDKFQKIGLAYEALKPYFKEQKNYINS; translated from the coding sequence ATGGAGATTACACAGACATTAGAGTCAATTACTATAGTAACTGATGATTGCGATCTGTATCTAAATCTTATTTATAAAATTCGCCAAAGTTTTGCTAATGTGATTGGTACTCGTGATAGAATTATTATATTTTATAGCGAAAATGAGCTGATCCAGCGTAAATATTTGCTAAAATTTATAGCAAATTTATATAAAAAAACTGTCGGTAGCGGAGTAGAGTTTTGGCTAACTCATCATAAAAATATCAAGCTAGTCTATAAAAATCCGACCTCGCTTCAGGTGTTAATAGATATAGATATCAGATTTGAAGAGTTAAAAGTGCTATTTGATTTAAAAAATAGCGAGGAGTTATTTGCTAAATACCTAATGCGTGGTTTTAATGATGCAAATTGTGAATATTACCCACGACAAAATTGGCTGCTTTTTACTCCGCAAAGTCTAAGAGATATAGAGAGTCTCTCAAATATTATAAATAGCAGAGAGCATCTTAAATATGTAGTAAATTTCAACTACGATAAAGAGGAATTTGAGCGATTTAAACGCCGTTTTAATGTGCTAAATTCTAAAGAGTATAAACGAAGATTTAGTATGCTAGCTACTCTTTTAGAAGAGCATTTTCATACGCTTGGGTGTGAAGTTGGTGATGATTATGAGACGGTTCGAGCAAGTTATTTAAATTTAACTAAAGTTTATCATCCAGATCGTCACGCTACTAAATCAGATAAAATTCAAAAAGACTATACAGATAAATTTCAAAAAATTGGTCTAGCGTATGAAGCGTTAAAACCATATTTTAAAGAACAAAAAAACTATATAAACTCATAA